The following is a genomic window from Lysinibacillus sp. G4S2.
AGAGCTATTTTCAAAAGTGGGGTTAATCACTTTTTCTCATAACTCTTTTCCTGAATATTGCCTATTTTCATAATATGGGGTTGATTTTCGTTCCGACTAAAGGCAGGGTCTCAGCTGTAACGCTGATTCCCAAGGAGTCGCCAAGTCGGAACGAAGATCCACTCTTAACAAATCATCTCCAACTATTGGTGATGAGCCTCAAATGTATATCACTTCCAAAAATCATCAAATATTGTAATTGGCATATGACGTTTATGTTGAGAACGTAAATAATGTCCTTCTAATGTTTTACGAGCTTCCTCAGGGATCTCCTTCCCTTCTAAATAATCATCAATCTGATCATATGTCAGACCAAGTGCTGCTTCGTCTGGTAAAGAAGGGCGATTTTCCTCTAAATCTGCAGTTGGTACCTTTAAATAAAGATGCTCTGGGCAATTAAGTGCAGTTAATATTTGTTTACCCTGACGCTTGTTGAGACGGAAGATTGGCATTAAATCCGCGCCACCATCCCCAAACTTAGTGTAAAAACCTGTAATAGCCTCTGCAGCGTGATCTGTCCCAAGCACAACAGCATTATTCATAGCAGCAATAGAATACTGCACCTTCATTCGCTCACGTGCCTTTTCATTCCCTTTTACAAAATCACTTAGTTCAATTCCTGCATTAGCTAATGCTTGTACACTAGCATCGACGGCATTTTTAATATTTACTGTGAAGGTTTTCGTAGGTTTTATATAATCAATCGCATCCTGACAGTCCTTTTCATCAGCCTGCACACCATATGGTAAGCGGACAGCCCAAAATGAATATTTTACTTCTCCCGCCTCGGCATTTAACTCATCAACTGCGAGCTGTGTTAGCTTTCCAGTTAATGTGGAATCTTGTCCACCTGATATCCCAAGAATAAATCCTTTTACAAAGCTGTTACGCTGAGCATATTCCTTTAAAAAATCAATGGATTTGCGAATTTCTTCCTGAACATCGATCGTAGGTAATACACGTAATTCCTTAATGATTTCTTGCTGTAATGTCATTTCACCTTCACTCCTTACGTTTTACAATCGATTAACCATTTCACGAGCTTCTTCAATATTGCGCATTTTATTATCCCAGCATTTTTGGCTTAAATCGACTGGGTATTCCTCAGGATTCATGGCACGTTTATATTCATCCCATAACAACTCCAAATTTCCAGCTGCATAGTCACGCATTTCTTCTAAAGTAGGATTTTGATAATTAATTTCGCCATTTTTAATGACTTGTTGTTGTAAATTCTTCGCTTCAAAGTTCGTTACAAATTTTGATACGAATGTATGAACTGGATGGAACATTTTAATGCGCTCCTCTGATTGAGGATTTTCATCTTGCATCGTAATGTAATCTCCCTCTGCCTTACCATTCTTTCTATCAATAATGCGATAGACATTTTTAAGACCTGGCGTCGTTACCTTTTCAGCATTCGCAGAAATTTTAATCGTATCCTCTAATTGCCCTTCATTATTTTCAATAGCGACCATTTTATAAACAGCCCCTAAAGCAGGCTGGTCGTAAGCTGTAATAAGCTTTGTGCCGATTCCCCACACATCGACTTTTGCACCTTGAGCTTTCAAGTTTAAGATTGTATATTCATCTAAATCATTCGATACGATAATTTTAGCGTTTTGGAATCCTGCCTCATCTAACATACGACGAGCTTCTTTTGACAAGAAAGCTACATCCCCACTATCTAAACGAATTCCTATAAAATTAATTTTGTCACCAAGCTCTTTAGCCACTTTGATCGCTGTTGGCACACCTGATTTTAACGTATTGTAAGTATCCACAAGGAACACGCAATCACGATGACGTTTTGCATAGGC
Proteins encoded in this region:
- a CDS encoding nicotinate phosphoribosyltransferase, translating into MRSNYADDSLALHTDLYQINMAESYWADGIHNRKAIFELYFRKLPFGNGYAIFAGLERMLEYLRDFRFSDSDIAYLREVVGYKEDFIEYLKNIRFTGDMYSMAEGELVFANEPIVRIEAPLVEAQLIETALLNIVNYQTLIATKASRIKQIIKNEVAMEFGTRRAQEMDAAIWGTRAAFIGGFASTSNVRAGKLFNIPVSGTHAHALVQAYKNDYDAFHAYAKRHRDCVFLVDTYNTLKSGVPTAIKVAKELGDKINFIGIRLDSGDVAFLSKEARRMLDEAGFQNAKIIVSNDLDEYTILNLKAQGAKVDVWGIGTKLITAYDQPALGAVYKMVAIENNEGQLEDTIKISANAEKVTTPGLKNVYRIIDRKNGKAEGDYITMQDENPQSEERIKMFHPVHTFVSKFVTNFEAKNLQQQVIKNGEINYQNPTLEEMRDYAAGNLELLWDEYKRAMNPEEYPVDLSQKCWDNKMRNIEEAREMVNRL
- the nadE gene encoding ammonia-dependent NAD(+) synthetase, which produces MTLQQEIIKELRVLPTIDVQEEIRKSIDFLKEYAQRNSFVKGFILGISGGQDSTLTGKLTQLAVDELNAEAGEVKYSFWAVRLPYGVQADEKDCQDAIDYIKPTKTFTVNIKNAVDASVQALANAGIELSDFVKGNEKARERMKVQYSIAAMNNAVVLGTDHAAEAITGFYTKFGDGGADLMPIFRLNKRQGKQILTALNCPEHLYLKVPTADLEENRPSLPDEAALGLTYDQIDDYLEGKEIPEEARKTLEGHYLRSQHKRHMPITIFDDFWK